In a single window of the Manis pentadactyla isolate mManPen7 chromosome 14, mManPen7.hap1, whole genome shotgun sequence genome:
- the SPRING1 gene encoding SREBP regulating gene protein isoform X2, translated as MVNLAAMVWRRLLRKRWVLALVFGLSLVYFLTSTFKQEERAVRDRNLLQVQDHDQPIPWKVQFNLGNSSRLGNRCRNSIQGKRLITDELGYVCERKDLLVNGCCNINVPSTKQYRCDGCLSNGCCGTYEYCVSCCLQPNKQLLLERFLSRAAVAFQNLFMAVEDHFELCLAKCRTSSQFKWNLKITLVWVES; from the exons ATGGTGAACCTGGCGGCCATGGTGTGGCGCCGGCTCCTGCGGAAGAGGTGGGTGCTCGCCTTGGTCTTCGGGCTTTCGCTCGTCTACTTCCTCACCAGCACCTTCAAGCAG GAGGAGAGAGCAGTGAGAGATCGGAATCTCCTCCAGGTTCAAGACCATGATCAACCCATTCCCTGGAAAGTGCAGTTTAACTTGGGCAATAGCAGCCGGCTGGGCAACCGATGCCGAAACTCCATTCAAGGGAAGCGCCTCATCACAGATGAGCTTG GATACGTTTGTGAAAGGAAGGATTTGCTGGTGAATGGCTGCTGTAACATCAACGTCCCCAGCACAAAGCAGTACCGCTGTGACGGCTGCCTGTCCAATGGCTGCTGTGGCACATACGAGTACTGCGTGTCCTGCTGCCTGCAGCCTAATAAG CAACTTCTCTTGGAGCGCTTCCTCAGCCGGGCAGCCGTGGCATTCCAGAACCTCTTTATGGCAGTCGAAGATCACTTTGAATTGTGTCTGGCTAAATGCAGGACCTCATCCCAG TTCAAGTGGAATCTCAAAATTACTTTAGTCTGGGTGGAGTCCTAA
- the SPRING1 gene encoding SREBP regulating gene protein isoform X1, with product MVNLAAMVWRRLLRKRWVLALVFGLSLVYFLTSTFKQEERAVRDRNLLQVQDHDQPIPWKVQFNLGNSSRLGNRCRNSIQGKRLITDELGYVCERKDLLVNGCCNINVPSTKQYRCDGCLSNGCCGTYEYCVSCCLQPNKQLLLERFLSRAAVAFQNLFMAVEDHFELCLAKCRTSSQSVQHENTYRDPIAKYCYGESPPELFPA from the exons ATGGTGAACCTGGCGGCCATGGTGTGGCGCCGGCTCCTGCGGAAGAGGTGGGTGCTCGCCTTGGTCTTCGGGCTTTCGCTCGTCTACTTCCTCACCAGCACCTTCAAGCAG GAGGAGAGAGCAGTGAGAGATCGGAATCTCCTCCAGGTTCAAGACCATGATCAACCCATTCCCTGGAAAGTGCAGTTTAACTTGGGCAATAGCAGCCGGCTGGGCAACCGATGCCGAAACTCCATTCAAGGGAAGCGCCTCATCACAGATGAGCTTG GATACGTTTGTGAAAGGAAGGATTTGCTGGTGAATGGCTGCTGTAACATCAACGTCCCCAGCACAAAGCAGTACCGCTGTGACGGCTGCCTGTCCAATGGCTGCTGTGGCACATACGAGTACTGCGTGTCCTGCTGCCTGCAGCCTAATAAG CAACTTCTCTTGGAGCGCTTCCTCAGCCGGGCAGCCGTGGCATTCCAGAACCTCTTTATGGCAGTCGAAGATCACTTTGAATTGTGTCTGGCTAAATGCAGGACCTCATCCCAG AGCGTGCAGCACGAGAACACCTACCGGGATCCCATAGCAAAGTACTGCTATGGAGAGAGCCCCCCTGAGCTCTTCCCTGCATGA
- the SPRING1 gene encoding SREBP regulating gene protein isoform X3 has product MVNLAAMVWRRLLRKRWVLALVFGLSLVYFLTSTFKQEERAVRDRNLLQVQDHDQPIPWKVQFNLGNSSRLGNRCRNSIQGKRLITDELGYVCERKDLLVNGCCNINVPSTKQYRCDGCLSNGCCGTYEYCVSCCLQPNKQLLLERFLSRAAVAFQNLFMAVEDHFELCLAKCRTSSQV; this is encoded by the exons ATGGTGAACCTGGCGGCCATGGTGTGGCGCCGGCTCCTGCGGAAGAGGTGGGTGCTCGCCTTGGTCTTCGGGCTTTCGCTCGTCTACTTCCTCACCAGCACCTTCAAGCAG GAGGAGAGAGCAGTGAGAGATCGGAATCTCCTCCAGGTTCAAGACCATGATCAACCCATTCCCTGGAAAGTGCAGTTTAACTTGGGCAATAGCAGCCGGCTGGGCAACCGATGCCGAAACTCCATTCAAGGGAAGCGCCTCATCACAGATGAGCTTG GATACGTTTGTGAAAGGAAGGATTTGCTGGTGAATGGCTGCTGTAACATCAACGTCCCCAGCACAAAGCAGTACCGCTGTGACGGCTGCCTGTCCAATGGCTGCTGTGGCACATACGAGTACTGCGTGTCCTGCTGCCTGCAGCCTAATAAG CAACTTCTCTTGGAGCGCTTCCTCAGCCGGGCAGCCGTGGCATTCCAGAACCTCTTTATGGCAGTCGAAGATCACTTTGAATTGTGTCTGGCTAAATGCAGGACCTCATCCCAG GTCTAA